The Brassica oleracea var. oleracea cultivar TO1000 chromosome C7, BOL, whole genome shotgun sequence sequence TAGAGAGAGATGGCTATGTCTCAGGTGGTGAACACATACCCTCTTTCGAATTACAGCTTCGGAACTAAAGAACCGAAGCTGGAGAAGGACACCTCCGTCGCCGACCGACTCGCTCGTATGAAAGTCAAGTACGATTCCGACTCTTTCCTCTGTCATCTTCTTGTAGCTACTGCTGAATTTAGAAAAACCCCAGAAGAAAGCTCCGGCCTTTACATGCTTAAATCATGATCTTGCTGATTCAGTTAACGATTACCTACGTCTTTTGCTGCTGCTGATGTCTATCGTTAAGAAAGATCTAACACAACACAAGACATTCTAGATCACTTGTTTTTTTGTAATTCCGTCGAAAGTCTCTTACTTTTCTAGTCTTGAGTTCTATAGTTTTATCTCAAGACATTGTTGAAGTCTGTTAATGACTGAAGAGTATCTCTTTCTTGTTTTATTGATTGGTGTGTTGCAGCTATATGAAAGAGGGCATGAGGACTAGCGTTGAAGGGATTCTTCTGGTATGTGTTATTTATTCCTTTTCGATCTGTGAGATAATGTTCTGCATTTTTCGGTCGAGTATGCTTGTTATCAGACTCCTCTGGAGCTTTATCTATGTTGTATCAACACCTGCTATCTAAAAATTAGTGCAACTGTTATGTATAAACGTTTCTCGTTGGTGCATAACTTTAGTGAATGGTTGTTGTTACTACCTATTAGGATTTGAGATTTGATCTCTCTCTCTCTCTGCAACCCTAGGATTGGTGTTGATACCTTTTGCTGATCAACCTTTCAGGTGCAAGAACACAACCATCCTCATATACTTCTCCTGCAAATCGGTAACACATTCTGCAAACTTCCAGGTGGACGCCTGAAGCCTGGAGAAAATGGTATGCAGCAACCATCTGTTATTATTACTTTCTATACTATTGTGATTTTCTTTATTGCTTCGAAAAGTTGTGCTATGTTATGTCTTGCAGAAGTCGAAGGTCTGAAGAGAAAGTTGACCAGTAAGCTTGGAGGCAATTCGGCTGGTATTGTACCCGACTGGAAGGTACTATTCTGGTTTCCTCTCTATTCCTTTTGACTAGATGATTAGGTATAGATAGATTCTTAGGTATGTACATCGCTCTGTCCCTGATACATTGTTCGGCGATGGGCTTTTTACCCCCTTTAACAGGTAGGAGAATGTGTTGCGACATGGTGGCGTCCAAACTTTGAAACCATGATGTACCCGTATTGCCCTCCTCACATCACGAAACCAAAGGTAATAAAAAAAAACGCACAATATAGCTTCACAAGTCACAACATTCCTGTTTTACTCTTTTTCTGAGTAGGTTTTGTTTACATCTCTCTCTTTTTTTGGAATGGGCAGGAATGCAAGAGACTCTACATTGTTCACTTGTCTGAGAAAGAGTACTTTGCAGTGCCCAAAAACTTGAAACTCTTGGCCGTCCCTTTGTTTGAACTCTATGACAATGTTCAGGTTTTTGTTTTTCTATATATATTTTCAGATACTTTCAAACGTTAGAAATGGTCTTATCCCAATTTTCTAACGATTTTATTCTTTTCCTGTGACAGAGATATGGACCGGTTATATCGACCATTCCTCAACAGCTATCCAGATTCCATTTCAACATGATTAGTTCGTGATTCTACTCGGTGTTCAAGAAGAAGAAACCTGTCAGATTAGGCACCCACGATAGAGAGATGTAGCTACCAGTTTTAGTGATCCGAGTTCTGGATGATGCATGTTGGTTTCTTTACATTATAGACTTGTTGGCATTATGAAGAACAGGTTCGTTCATGTAGCAGCACAAGAAGATTATTCATCTAATTTCTTAAAGCATTCGTCATTATTTGACTAACGGCTGTCTTCTCTAACCATGAAACATGTGTTTGACTAATGATATTTTCATTGACGTGCTATCAATATATGGAACACAAACTAGGCCATGTTAAAAGTACATTGTCTCAGTCGATCTGTAACAAATATCTGAGAGAGACAAGTATATTACCATACCACAAATCCAAATGGTGAGAAGCAGGAGAAGTTTTGTTGATCAACAATCTGTCCCTAATCAAGACTGATCATATAACATTCTCGGATGACTAAACATGATCGTCATAACATTAGATGTGTCATTGGTCTAGAGAAGAGTACATTTGGTCATGCTTCATCACAGGCATTTTCCAGAGGCCAGTAGAGCCAACAAGTATAAAACAAAGTCAGAGTATTTGAAAATTAGCGACAGCTCATTGCGAACGGGACATAAGTAATTAACATTGCAAAAGTTAACAATATTCCTCAGATAAATCTTATAACTGGTCCACTTTTCGGTGTAAATGTAATACTTTTTGTTCTATTATCAAGAAAGACAAAAACGTGAGTGGAAAAAACTATACAATTAATTTCTTGCAGCAAATAGGAGCTCAATGTTGACTTCACTGCAAATTACATACAAAATGTCTCTAGGCAACTTAAAATTCTAATATATATAGCTAGCAGATAAATTTTTTTTTTTCGAACTTTGCTAGGAGATAAATTTAAAAAATATTATTCCAAGTTCTTGGTCTTGCAAATACAGTTTGTCTACTTGCTATTGATGCTTTACTAAAAAGACACATTCTTTAACAGATTGAATGATTGTTTCTCTATAATCATTGTTTCATCATTTACAATCATTGGATTGAACCAGACAGATTATTCCATCCACTGAGTTAAATTTATACGTGATCCAAATTGAAGAAGTCGGTCTTATTTTCTTGAGTTCTTGTCACCATTTTAGAGATATTTTTTGGATATGAAGATTTTATATGCTTGAAGAAATCACATATCTAAAATACGATTGAACTTAAACTAATACGCTAATCGTTTTGTGTTGAACCCTATTTTCTTTGTTTCACAAAAATTGTTATTTTGATACATTTTTTTCCGTTATACGAAAAGTGTCACTTTATAAACACAATATGATACGTGATATGAAGGATGATTTCTATTGATGTATAAAAATACATATTTATATAGATTAGATACATCTTTAAGGGAAAGAATATATCAAGCATTTACAGAGTAATAGAGAAAACGTGATACGCAAGTAAGGTGATTGATCTTCTTTCCTTAACATTCCCCCTCAAGATGGAGGTGCTTTAGCAACACCAATCTTGTCTGAAAGCATCCTGAAAGGTGATCTGGACAGTGGCTTAGTCAATGCATCAGCAAGTTGGTCTTTTGATGAGACATGAACCACACGAAGCTGACCTGAAGTGATCTGATTTCGGATGAAGTGGTAATCAAGCGCCAAGTGTTTCATTCGAGAATGAAAGATAGGATTAGCACAGAGATATGTTGCGCCTAACATTGTCACAATAGATCACCGGTGGCGATGATATCTTGATGCCAAACTCAACGAGTAGAGAGCAGATCCAACGAATTTCAGCTGATGTGTTAGCAACTGATCTATACTCTGCTTCAGAGGACGAGCGCGCAACTCCCTTCTGTTTCTTAGAAGACCATGAGACTGGATGCTTGCCAAGATAGATTATGTAGGCATTTGTGGATACAAAGTCATCAGTATCTCCAGCCCAATCAGCATCGGAGAAGGCATGTAAGGAGGACACATTGTTGCGGCTGAAGTACAAACCATGAGACGCTGTTCCTGCCAGGTAACGTAAGACTCTCTTTGCAGCCTGCCAGTGATCAGTCGTGGGCTTATGCATGTACTGAGACAAGCGGTTCACAGCATAGGAAATATCTGGCCGGGTGAAAGCAAGATATTGGAGGCTGCCAACGGTTGATCTGTAGACAGTTGGATCAGACAACAACGTTCCTGAACTGGCAGAGAGCTTTGGAGCCGTGGCCATAGGAGTGGAGACAGGCTTAGCGTCTGTCATATTACAGCGTTGGAGAAGATCCAGAATGTACCTTCGCTGAGTTAAGTGCATGCCTGCATTGGTGCGATGCGCTTCTATTCCAAGGAAGTAATTTAAGTCTTCAGGGTCCTTGACTGAGAAACGAGTAGCAAGGAGAGTCAAGGTCTGTTGCAGCATAACAGGATCATTACCAGTGATGATAATGTCGTCAACGTACACAAGAAGATATATAAGACTGTTATGACGCCGAAGTATAAACAGAGAAGTATCAGCGAGGGAGTTTGTGAAGCCAGACTTGAGTAGATGATTGCTGAGTTCTTGATACCAAGCACGAGGTGCTTGTTTAAGACCGTACAGAGCTTTATGCAGGCGACAAACATGATGAGGATGATCAGCATCAATGAAACCAGGTGGCTGTGTTGTGTAAACTTCTTCGGTTAAAGTACCTTGGAGGAAGGCGTTGTTTACATCCAACTGTTTGATTGGCCAATTTCGACTGATCGCAATGTCCAGAACCAGACGAATGGTGGTGCTCTTGATCACCGGACTGAAAGTCTCTGTATAATCAATTCCTGGAACCTGCGTGTATCCTCGAGCGACAAGTCGTGCTTTGTACTTGCGCACAGTCCCATCAGGATTATATTTGATAGTGAAGATCCAGCGGCAACTCACAGTGTTCTGGTGTGATGTTGGTGGAACCAGAGAGTATGTACCGTTTTTAACGATGGAGTTGAACTCGTCAAGGACAGCCTGACGCCACCGAGGATCAGCTAAAGCTTGTGCAATTGTTTTTGGAATTGTATGTGTTTCCTTCTGAAACTGAGCCGTATTAGCATATTTGGTATTCGGTTTGGAGATACCCTTTTTAGCTCTTGTAGTCATCTGGTGATGGTTTTGGCGTTGCTCTTGTTGGGGTTGCGCTTGTTCAGAACTTGTGGGAAAAGGCATGGTTTCTGAGTTCTTTGCTTGACCGGTACCAGCATCAAAAGTAGAGGTCATCGGAGCATTATTGACGTTTTGTGATAGGACTGGAGCAGGTTGCAGAGGCTGTTGAGGTTGAGAGACTGATGGTGGTTCCGGTGCTGAGACTGGAGGAGGAGGATTCTGCATCTCATCAGAAACCAGAGTTGGAGGATTAGTCAAAGGAGAAAAAAATTACCTCATCAGTTTCAGGTGAAAGATCAGTGCTCATGGGAGTCATAGGAGCTGCAGTAGGTGGCGTTGAGGCCGTGTGAACTATCGAGACAGGAGAGATCCAGTCTGTAGTGGTAACTGCAACAGGGGTTTGGGTTTTCGAAAGAGTTTGGAATGGGAAGGTTTGCTCATCAAAACGTACATGACGTGAGACAAACAGACGATGAAGAACTGGATCAAAACACAAATAGGCACTTTGAGTTAAGGAATATCCAAGAAAGACACAAGGAGTGGATCGTGTTTGAAGTTTATGGTCACGATAAGGACGAAGCCAAGGAAAACATTGACAACCAAAGATTTTGAGTTTGGAATAGTTAGGTGGGGACTTGAAGAGAAGCTGATATGGAGAGTTTAGAGAAAGAACAGGAGTAGGCATTCTGTTTATTAGATAAACGGCAGTAGAAAAGGCATAAGACCAGTAGGTGTTTGGGATTTTTGAGTGATGAAGCAGAGAGAGACCTGTTTCGACAATATGTCTGTGTTTTCTCTCGGGAAGGCCATTGTGTTCAGGAGTGTGAGGAGGAGAAGTGAGATGAGTGATCCCTGATTGTGAAAGGAAATCACGTAAAACAATGAATTCACCGCCATTATCCGAGAACAGAGTTCCAATCTTTGTTTGAAACTTGTTTTCTGTCAAAGCTTTGAAACGAATGAATGTTTCTTTGACATGAGATTTGAGTTGGAGTGGATAGAACCAAGTGTATCGAGTGAAATGGTCAACAAGAATAAGATAGTGTTTGTATTTGTCAACCGAAAGAACATGAGAAGTCCACAAATCTATGAACAAGTACTCAAGTGGGCGAGTAGAAGTAATTGATGTTTGAGAGAAAGAGAGTTTATGACTCTTATTTGAAAGACAATCAACACAAGACAGGTTTTGTGAAACAGAATCTGAAAGCGGTAAAGCAAAGGTAGAGAGAAGATTTTTAAGTATAGAAAGAGATGGGTGGCCAAGTCTTGAATGCCAATCTGAGAGGGTNNNNNNNNNNNNNNNNNNNNNNNNNNNNNNNNNNNNNNNNNNNNNNNNNNNNNNNNNNNNNNNNNNNNNNNNNNNNNNNNNNNNNNNNNNNNNNNNNNNNNNNNNNNNNNNNNNNNNNNNNNNNNNNNNNNNNNNNNNNNNNNNNNNNNNNNNNNNNNNNNNNNNNNNNNNNNNNNNNNNNNNNNNNNNNNNNNNNNNNNNNNNNNNNNNNNNNNNNNNNNNNNNNNNNNNNNNNNNNNNNNNNNNNNNNNNNNNNNNNNNNNNNNNNNNNNNNNNNNNNNNNNNNNNNNNNNNNNNNNNNNNNNNNNNNNNNNNNNNNNNNNNNNNNNNNNNNNNNNNNNNNNNNNNNNNNNNNNNNNNNNNNNNNNNNNNNNNNNNNNNNNNNNNNNNNNNNNNNNNNNNNNNNNNNNNNNNNNNNNNNNNNNNNNNNNNNNNNNNNNNNNNNNNNNNNNNNNNNNNNNNNNNNNNNGCAGACACCAGAGGTGTAGAAGCGTTGACTTTGGCTTCATGGTTGATGAGCTTCTCGTGAAGTTCAGTAAGCGATGGAGGTACTTCTCGACCTTCAATCTGTTCAATCACAGGCTTGTACTCCTCAGGTAAGCCTTGAAGAACGTAGTCAAGTCTGTCCTCATGGTCAAGAACTTTTCCAAGCAATGCTAGTTGATCAAAACGTGTTGTGAGACCTTGGACATACTCATCAATAGTTTTTGTGTCCTTAGTCCACGACTTGAGCTGTTGCAGCAGGAGCTTAATGTGTCCACGCGTAGGTTTAGCGTAGGTAGACGCCAGTGTGAGCCAAACACTTGCAGATGTGGGAGCTAGAGAGACCAGCGGTTGAATGGTTGGGGAGAGTGCACCAAGAAGCGCACTGAAGATCAGTTTGTCTTGCCTCTTCCACATCGTGTACTCTCGATTCGGAGTTGTGACACCATCAGCTGTGATCGTTTGATCTGGTTTGGGTGCCGACTCATCTAGATGAGAAGTGAGCTCATATCCATCGAGGAGGGCATGAACTTGTCGACTCCAGACCAAGTAGTTAGATGCCGTGAGTTTCACGATGTTAGACATGTTGATGTGGAGGAGAGCGGGGTTATTGATCTGGATTGTTTCTGCAGCGGTAGTAGCACTGTTATTGGTAGACATGATAAGAAAGAGAGGGACGTGGAGAGAGAGTAGAGAAAGAAGAGGGTGGCGGCAGAGGAGAGAGCTAGGCAAAAAAGAAAAGAAAATTAGACCTGCTCTGATACCATATGTGATATGAAGGATGATTTCTATTGATGTATAAGAGTACATATTTATACAGATTACATACATCTTTAAGGGAAAGAATATATCAAGCATTTACAGAGTAATAGAGAAAACGTGATACGCAAGTAAGGTGATTGATCTTCTTTCCTTAACATATGATTCATATTGATCAAAAAAATAAATACAATATGATTCATATTTATTTTTTCGTTTTGATATTAATTGAATATTTTTGATTTTATAAATGAGTTTATTTTTCTTAAATATTATTGATCAAACAAATGTATTTATTAATAAATATCTTTTACTTTTTGTAAAATATTACAAACAAATTTGTTTTCTCTACTAAATTTGAAAATAAATAATCATTCTTCTTCATATCTCCATTTCCGTTCTTTTTGTATTCTTCCCTATATATTTTTGTGATGGTTACTAGTTAGATCATATATGTATTAATAATTTATTTTTTTCCTAGCAGACTTTTGCTACACCTAACCCATCCTTGCATAGCCACAATGGCTTTTGTGATCAGTACTTATACAATACACAAATATGCATATACATACGAAATTCACACATAAATATCCTAAATTTCATGTGGGTCTACATGCATATAGTATACGAACCATTTGTCTTTTATTTCTAAGCAGACCCATTTGGTCATTTCTTAACATTAAGTATGCCAACTCTATCTGTCGGCCTTTGGTGATATATATGTTATCTCAATACAGACATGTATTCTTCTACTATAACAGGATTGAGAAATGGTGAAGACGATAGCTGGAGAGAGACCAAAGCAGAGACAGAGGAAAGGGTTCTGGTCACCAGACGAAGACGAGAAGCTAAGGAGTTTCATCCTCTCTCATGGTCATTCTTGCTGGACCACTGTTCCCATCAAAGCTGGTCTCTCCTTTAATCTTTTTTTTTCATTGTTTAGTCTTTGTCTCTCAAAATAATTTTAGCCTTTTTTTTTTTGTTGGGGTTTAATATGAAAAGGGTTACAAAGGAATGGAAAGAGCTGCAGATTAAGATGGATTAATTATCTAAGACCAGGGTTAAAGAGGGATGTGATTAATGCAGAAGAAGAAGAGATCATATTGACTTTTCATTCTTCCTTGGGAAACAAGTAAGCATTACCCTAACCTAAAAAAAACCTATTCCTCTTTTTCCAGCAGATGCTAAAGAGTAAAGAGAGCTGTTCTTTGGTGTGATTAGGTGGTCTCGGATTGCAAAGTTCTTACCGGGGAGGACAGACAATGAGATAAAGAACTATTGGCACTCTCATCTGAAAAAGAAATGGCTCAAGTCTCAGAAGTTGCAACATGCAAGATCTATATCCACTTCTTCCGAATCACTCGTTGCTTGCGGGAGAAGAAACCCGCAAACCTTGATCTCGAATCACGTTATCTCCTTCCAGCCACTTCAAGAGAAGACATCTTCATCTCCATCACAAGAAAGCAATGACAATAACAACAACAACAACAACAGCTATTCATGCTCTTCTGGTCCTGAGATTCCAAGGCTGTTCTTCTCCGAGTGGTTTACTTCCTCGGATCCCTACTTTGATCATTCCTCTAATTTGACAGACTCTAACCACATCCAAACTCCAAATATTCAAGGAACTGTCTCAGACTACGAAGAATCAGGAGATGTTAATCAGTTCTATTACAACGAGATGGTGATGATGAGCAACAGCAACTGGACTCTTAACGACGTCGTTTTTGGCTCGAAGTGACATAAGCAGGAGCATAAGATTGATAGAGACGACTCAGTCGTCAACAACCATGTAAATCAATTACACCAAAAAAAACCCATGTAAATCAATTCTCAAACAATGTAAATCAAATTATAAATAAAAAATATTAGGAAAATTATAATTTACCACAAATTTGATATTATTTTCTAAATTTATACTATTATTTGAGAAGTGAATTTGCTTATTTGTCACGTTATCCATGATTTTAGGACTGAGTCATTAGTTTTATTAAATAATTTTAATTAAACTATAATTAAAATATAATCACTATTTATCTGATTACAAATCAACATTATAAAATTATCTCAAAACAATAAATGAAAAACATTTTTGAAAAAAAAGAAGATAATTTCATGTATTTATTTTGTGTTTATCTGCATCTTTCTTTCTTATTCACTAATTTTTATAATTAGTAGTATATATATATATAATAATTAGATTTATCATTATACTAAAATATTAAAAATAAGTTTATAAAAAATATTAAAAAATAGGTTTATAAAAAATATCAAAAATTGATTTATATTTGTTTGTAAGCGTAATATGTCATGGAATATTTTTTCAGAATTATTAAATTTATTTTAGTACTAAAATACTAAAAATAGTATATAAGTAATAACAATAAATTTTATTTATATTTGTTTGCTATTTGTGATTTTTATAAATATTTTTTATTGAAAATGGAATTATCTTTTTAAAATATTTTCAAAATATTTGTCTCCAAAAGAGAATATTTTCAAAATATCTGTCTCCAAAAGAGAATATTTTCAAAATATCTGTCTCCAAAAGAGAATATTTTCAAAATATTAATTTAAAATAACTCTACTTACTTTTAT is a genomic window containing:
- the LOC106303862 gene encoding pre-mRNA cleavage factor Im 25 kDa subunit 2, producing MAMSQVVNTYPLSNYSFGTKEPKLEKDTSVADRLARMKVNYMKEGMRTSVEGILLVQEHNHPHILLLQIGNTFCKLPGGRLKPGENEVEGLKRKLTSKLGGNSAGIVPDWKVGECVATWWRPNFETMMYPYCPPHITKPKECKRLYIVHLSEKEYFAVPKNLKLLAVPLFELYDNVQRYGPVISTIPQQLSRFHFNMISS
- the LOC106305250 gene encoding transcription factor LAF1, with translation MVKTIAGERPKQRQRKGFWSPDEDEKLRSFILSHGHSCWTTVPIKAGLQRNGKSCRLRWINYLRPGLKRDVINAEEEEIILTFHSSLGNKWSRIAKFLPGRTDNEIKNYWHSHLKKKWLKSQKLQHARSISTSSESLVACGRRNPQTLISNHVISFQPLQEKTSSSPSQESNDNNNNNNNSYSCSSGPEIPRLFFSEWFTSSDPYFDHSSNLTDSNHIQTPNIQGTVSDYEESGDVNQFYYNEMVMMSNSNWTLNDVVFGSK